A DNA window from Pirellulales bacterium contains the following coding sequences:
- a CDS encoding DUF1559 domain-containing protein: protein MRRRGFTLVELLVVIAIIGVLVALLLPAIQAAREAARRTQCVNQIRQLVLACHNHHDAMKRLPSAGDQVVANSAHQATGLSWLGQILPYQENAVLRDLIDDSVPWFHANNDLAEQTPVPLFNCPSTGGELSVFTSTPGNTSVFVEFSPLRAHYVGNMGAKSSCDPASAAYPDSGYTMLVRREGASESGGLASNGSIVFNGKIQFRNFGDGTASTLMIGECSWDAGPTRSWIVGTLDVNSGPGGDYHGWLYNSKNVRWPMHTAFREKPGETYSGYLSNDVSLGSRHPGGAHLGMADGSASFRNEDVEMRVLRALATRDNADDVAQPDSTCTSGGGGSGR from the coding sequence ATGAGGCGACGAGGATTTACGCTGGTCGAATTGCTGGTGGTGATCGCCATTATCGGGGTCCTTGTTGCGCTCTTGCTGCCTGCGATCCAGGCCGCTCGGGAGGCGGCGCGGCGGACGCAATGCGTCAACCAAATCCGTCAACTCGTGCTCGCCTGCCACAATCATCATGACGCCATGAAGCGTCTGCCGTCGGCGGGGGACCAAGTCGTCGCCAACTCGGCTCACCAGGCGACCGGGTTGAGTTGGCTGGGTCAAATTCTTCCCTATCAGGAGAACGCCGTCCTACGCGACCTGATCGACGACAGCGTCCCCTGGTTCCACGCCAACAACGACTTGGCCGAGCAGACCCCTGTCCCGCTGTTCAACTGCCCCTCCACCGGGGGCGAACTGAGCGTCTTCACCTCGACCCCGGGCAACACGTCCGTGTTCGTCGAATTCTCGCCGTTGCGGGCTCACTATGTCGGCAACATGGGGGCCAAATCGTCCTGCGATCCCGCTTCAGCGGCTTATCCCGACTCCGGCTACACGATGCTCGTCCGTCGGGAGGGAGCCAGCGAGAGCGGCGGCTTGGCATCCAACGGGTCGATCGTCTTCAATGGCAAGATTCAGTTCCGAAACTTCGGCGACGGCACGGCCAGCACGCTCATGATCGGCGAATGCTCCTGGGACGCCGGTCCGACTCGCAGCTGGATCGTCGGCACGCTCGACGTCAATAGCGGTCCCGGCGGGGACTATCACGGCTGGCTTTACAACTCGAAGAACGTCCGCTGGCCGATGCACACCGCCTTTCGCGAAAAGCCCGGCGAGACCTACAGCGGATACCTGAGCAACGACGTCAGCCTGGGAAGCCGCCATCCGGGCGGGGCCCATTTGGGCATGGCCGACGGTTCGGCGAGCTTCCGCAACGAGGACGTCGAAATGCGGGTGTTGCGCGCCCTGGCCACCCGCGACAACGCGGACGACGTCGCCCAGCCCGATTCGACCTGCACCTCCGGCGGCGGCGGTTCGGGGCGATAA